A genomic region of Chaetodon auriga isolate fChaAug3 chromosome 11, fChaAug3.hap1, whole genome shotgun sequence contains the following coding sequences:
- the LOC143327920 gene encoding rap1 GTPase-GDP dissociation stimulator 1, producing MTDTDSLSEALKAISVSTELIEEELRPHLDTVLAALLEKKKDAAVEIARSGILPTLAQALRGKSNLNCQVALVVAEMAREAAVREPCIEAGLVKVLVPHLNSNNQEMLLNTGRAIGRICFDNSYQQDQLVQSGVIPRLLCIIREYPENDPLVNVCLLALCNLADMDSARDALAELDVADVLTFQLKRAPDAERRHVILEILSSLGESDMLKLQFAESEVPEALSEMIRGLQGGSDPHDLCSIKIASNLIVSLLLGDESMQKCFGEGSGRVYQDVLSWLQSPNTQLQLSGALAIANFARNDSNCVKMLDLGVVPHILTLLEQHVDEGDVSVQHAGLSALRNLAIPATNKVRMLEDGVTERIKTLLRSDMPPVQFKLLGTLRMMVDGQEEAALVLGRDAVLLARVMEWCEAKDHAGVRGEASRLLAALIRHSRSPEVVSAVVKAAGVRHLISMATSEHVIMQNEALVSLAIASAIDIESMRDTFSDAELLPMLKKILEDPVGVVEVKFSALGLICSLANSGVMKEQLNSVNIKESLSKLTDHSSSKLASQASSILAILGDTS from the exons actCCCTGAGCGAGGCACTAAAGGCTATCAGTGTGAGTACAGAGCTGATTGAGGAGGAGCTCAGGCCACATTTGGACACAGTGCTGGCGGCTCTGCTGGAAAAGA AgaaagatgctgctgttgagATTGCAAGAAGTGGGATTCTACCCACACTAGCTCAGGCCCTGCGTGGTAAAAGCAACCTGAACTGTCAGGTGGCTCTGGTAGTTGCAGAGATGGCCCGTGAAG ctGCAGTCAGGGAGCCGTGCATTGAGGCAGGCCTGGTCAAAGTGCTGGTTCCCCATCTTAACAGCAATAACCAGGAGATGCTGCTGAATACCGGCAGGGCCATCGGACGCATCTGCTTTGACAACT CATACCAACAGGACCAGTTAGTCCAGAGTGGTGTAATCCCCAGACTGCTGTGCATAATAAGGGAGTATCCAGAGAACGACCCCCTGGTCAACGTCTGCCTGCTGGCCCTCTGTAACCTGGCTGACATGG ACTCTGCGCGGGATGCTCTGGCAGAGCTGGATGTGGCAGACGTACTGACATTTCAGCTGAAACGGGCGCCAGATGCTGAACGCCGACATGTCATCCTAGAAATATTGAGCTCGCTGGGCGAGAGTG ATATGCTGAAGCTGCAGTTCGCAGAGTCAGAAGTACCAGAGGCTTTATCAGAGATGATTCGGGGCCTGCAGGGAGGTTCTGACCCCCACGACCTCTGCAGCATCAAAATCGCCTCCAACCTCATAGTGTCCCTGCTTTTAGGAG atgaaTCTATGCAGAAGTGTTTTGGTGAGGGATCAGGTCGGGTGTATCAGGATGTTCTGTCCTGGCTGCAGAGCCCCAACACCCAGCTGCAGCTGTCCGGAGCGCTGGCCATTGCCAACTTCGCCAGGAACG acagtaactgtgtgaaaatgctgGACCTCGGTGTGGTTCCTCACATCCTGACCTTGTTGGAGCAGCATGTCGACGAAGGAGATGTGTCTGTTCAACATGCTGGACTGAGCGCACTCAGAAACCTGGCCATTCCTG CCACCAACAAAGTGCGGATGCTGGAGGACGGCGTGACTGAGAGGATAAAGACCCTGCTGCGCTCTGACATGCCACCAGTTCAGTTCAAACTACTGGGTACACTACGCATGATGGTGGATGGACAAG AGGAGGCAGCCTTGGTGTTAGGGAGAGATGCTGTGCTGCTGGCTCGGGTCATGGAGTGGTGTGAAGCCAAAGACCAtgcaggagtcagaggagaagccagTCGCCTATTAGCTGCCCTCATCAGACACAGCCGCAGCCCC GAAGTTGTCAGTGCTGTAGTCAAAGCAGCTGGGGTTCGGCACCTTATCTCCATGGCAACAAGCGAACACGTCATCATGCAGAACGAGGCCCTGGTTTCCTTGGCAATAGCATCTGCCATTGACATTG AGTCTATGAGGGATACGTTCAGTGATGCGGAGTTGTTGCCCATGCTGAAGAAGATATTGGAGGATCCTGTGGGGGTGGTCGAAGTCAAGTTCAGTGCTTTAGGTCTCATCTGCAGCCTGGCTAACTCTG GTGTAATGAAGGAGCAGTTGAACTCTGTGAATATAAAGGAAAGCCTCAGTAAACTGACAGATCATAGCAGCAGTAAACTTGCCTCACAGGCCAGCTCCATACTGGCCATTCTCGGAGACACCAGCTAA